One window of Macadamia integrifolia cultivar HAES 741 unplaced genomic scaffold, SCU_Mint_v3 scaffold553, whole genome shotgun sequence genomic DNA carries:
- the LOC122069192 gene encoding centromere protein V-like, with protein MDSEKVVHNGGCHCRQVRWQVQAPRSVVAWKCNCSNCNMRCNTHFIVPATCFELLGDSKEFLTTYTFGTHMAKHTFCKVCGITSFYVPRSNPDGIAVTVSCVEPGTLDHIEIRQFDGRNWERSYGHTSISSFSKVENDRTK; from the coding sequence ATGGATTCTGAGAAAGTGGTGCACAATGGAGGATGTCACTGCAGGCAAGTGAGATGGCAAGTCCAAGCACCAAGAAGTGTTGTTGCTTGGAAATGCAACTGTTCAAACTGCAACATGAGATGCAACACTCACTTCATAGTCCCTGCCACATGTTTTGAATTGTTAGGAGATTCCAAAGAGTTTCTCACAACATACACCTTTGGTACACACATGGCGAAGCACACCTTCTGCAAGGTTTGTGGCATAACTTCCTTCTATGTACCACGATCTAATCCTGATGGGATTGCTGTGACTGTCTCGTGTGTTGAACCTGGTACCCTGGATCACATTGAGATCAGGCAATTTGATGGGAGAAACTGGGAAAGATCCTATGGCCATACATCCATTTCTTCATTCTCAAAAGTGGAGAATGACAGGACAAAATGA